From the genome of Deltaproteobacteria bacterium:
CGTCCCGACGAGGCATCGTGTCGCGCGGCGTCGCACGGCCGCCGTCGAGACCATCGAGCGGATCCGCGGCAACCCGCTGCTCGCGACCGACCGCGCCGTGCGCCTCGACCCGCCACGTCGTGGCGACTTCCTCGAGCGACATCCGGTGTCGCGACAGGGTGTTGGTGGCCTTTTCGAGGTGGTCAGGCTGGTCACTTCCCTCGCGCCTTGCTTCCGCTCCGATCCGACAGTGGGCTTCGCGAGGCCGCGCGTTCCATGCGCCGCAGCAGGGCGGCCGACGGGGTGACCTTGCCACTCAGATAGGTGCTGAGCCGCGAGGCACTCGTGCCGACGAGTTCGGCGAACTGGGCGTTCGTGAGTCCGGATCGTTCGACCGCGGCGCGGATCTGGGCGGCGACATCGGCCCGGTCGGATTCGTCGGCCCGGGTCCGTGCATGCTCGATCGCCAGTGCGAACAGGACGCCGATGCCGTCGTGCTCGCGATAGGAGAGGTAGCGCTCCACACGGCGGGCGACCGAGCCCCAGGGTGAGCGGCGGATCTCGTCGAACACCGGCTTCCAATCGGCGACCAGGCCGCGGTCGACGATGGCAACGAGCGCCTCGTAGGGCCAGCTGCGGACATCGTCGGTCGGCGACGCATCGACGTTGCGGAATTCGAGGCTCATCCCGTGGCTCCGGCCAAGCGAAGCGCCAGCCCGCGGCAGGCGGCGACGACGTCCTCCCACTCGTGCCACCGCGCGTCGAGCCCTTTGTAGCGAGGCAGCT
Proteins encoded in this window:
- a CDS encoding helix-turn-helix transcriptional regulator, giving the protein MSLEFRNVDASPTDDVRSWPYEALVAIVDRGLVADWKPVFDEIRRSPWGSVARRVERYLSYREHDGIGVLFALAIEHARTRADESDRADVAAQIRAAVERSGLTNAQFAELVGTSASRLSTYLSGKVTPSAALLRRMERAASRSPLSDRSGSKARGK